One stretch of Chryseobacterium fluminis DNA includes these proteins:
- the purD gene encoding phosphoribosylamine--glycine ligase: MRILIIGEGGRESALAAKLHSDSRVSEMFFANGNATTDVIGKNVHLSEIKELRDFAIKEKIDLTIVGPEAPLVAGLKDEFKKHDLKVFGPNQKVASLEGSKAFSKKFMQTYGIKTAKAVVFDSYNEAKDYVQTQEFPLVIKASGLAGGKGVVICDTLEEAEATIHDFMIRRIYGDAGIRLVIEEFLQGFEASIIAFSNGEKIFPCIAAKDYKKAGNGDTGPNTGGMGSVAPSPEFTEEHYADFDKNILQPTVAGLKGEGFSFKGIIFFGLMVTKNGTYLLEYNMRFGDPETQVLMALMENNLLDVINDCMDGKEIELKFKDEKAVCLVMCSGGYPRNIETGFEITGEDKVKHSQLLHAGAVRRGDKVVSNGGRVLNIVATGATYEDARKKVYEDASHVHFDYGFYREDIGKF; the protein is encoded by the coding sequence ATGAGAATATTAATCATAGGTGAAGGTGGAAGAGAGTCTGCTTTGGCTGCAAAGCTTCACAGCGATTCCAGAGTTTCTGAAATGTTTTTTGCAAACGGAAATGCGACTACCGATGTAATAGGGAAAAATGTTCATTTATCAGAGATTAAAGAACTTAGAGATTTTGCAATCAAGGAAAAAATAGATTTAACGATCGTAGGTCCGGAAGCACCGCTAGTTGCCGGTTTAAAGGACGAATTTAAAAAGCATGATCTGAAAGTTTTTGGTCCGAATCAAAAAGTAGCCAGCCTGGAAGGAAGTAAAGCTTTCTCTAAGAAATTTATGCAGACCTATGGTATCAAAACAGCCAAAGCGGTAGTATTTGACTCCTATAATGAAGCTAAAGACTATGTTCAGACTCAGGAGTTTCCATTGGTAATCAAGGCAAGCGGTTTAGCTGGCGGAAAAGGTGTTGTTATTTGTGATACCTTAGAAGAAGCTGAAGCAACGATCCATGATTTCATGATCAGAAGGATCTATGGAGATGCCGGAATCCGTTTAGTTATCGAAGAATTTTTACAGGGCTTTGAAGCTTCCATTATTGCTTTCTCAAACGGTGAGAAGATTTTTCCTTGTATCGCTGCTAAAGATTATAAAAAAGCCGGAAATGGTGATACAGGACCGAATACGGGAGGAATGGGATCTGTAGCGCCGAGTCCTGAATTTACTGAAGAGCATTACGCCGATTTCGACAAAAATATCCTGCAGCCTACCGTGGCAGGTCTTAAAGGAGAAGGATTCAGCTTTAAAGGAATCATTTTCTTTGGATTGATGGTGACCAAAAACGGAACCTACCTTTTAGAATATAATATGAGGTTCGGAGACCCTGAAACACAGGTATTAATGGCTTTGATGGAAAACAATCTTTTAGATGTCATCAATGATTGTATGGACGGTAAAGAAATCGAGCTTAAATTTAAAGACGAAAAAGCTGTTTGTCTGGTAATGTGTTCGGGAGGTTATCCAAGAAACATCGAAACCGGTTTCGAAATCACGGGTGAAGATAAAGTGAAACACAGCCAGCTGCTTCATGCCGGAGCTGTCAGAAGAGGCGATAAAGTAGTTTCCAACGGTGGCAGAGTGCTGAACATCGTAGCTACGGGAGCCACCTATGAAGATGCCCGCAAAAAAGTGTATGAAGATGCAAGTCATGTACATTTCGATTATGGCTTCTACAGAGAAGATATCGGAAAGTTTTAA
- the purM gene encoding phosphoribosylformylglycinamidine cyclo-ligase: protein MSNTYKSAGVDKEEGYKTVDKIKKAVGETHNSNVLNHLGSFGAFYEIGGYKNPVLVSGTDGVGTKLKVALDSKKYDSIGVDCFAMCANDILCHGAKPLFFLDYLACGKLDSEIAAEIVLGMVKACKDNNCALIGGETAEMPGIYQPGDYDVAGFCVGIVEKDQIIDGSKIKAGNKIIALPSSGFHSNGFSLVRKVFPDFNEEFEGKPLYETLLVPTRLYYKDIHKVLEEVEVSGIAHITGGGLYENIPRIIGDGLCATIDASKIQIPSIMLELEKRGGVAREEMFGTFNMGVGMIIVVDPEHAEKVLHLLDDAYEIGEITEGSEKINLSF from the coding sequence ATGAGCAACACTTACAAATCCGCAGGAGTAGACAAAGAAGAAGGATACAAAACCGTAGATAAGATTAAAAAAGCGGTTGGGGAAACTCACAATTCCAATGTATTGAATCATTTGGGAAGTTTTGGAGCTTTCTATGAAATCGGAGGATACAAGAATCCTGTTTTGGTTTCCGGAACCGATGGAGTGGGAACAAAGCTGAAAGTAGCTTTAGACTCTAAAAAATATGATTCTATCGGAGTAGACTGTTTCGCGATGTGTGCGAATGATATCCTTTGTCACGGGGCAAAACCATTGTTCTTTTTGGATTATCTGGCCTGTGGGAAACTGGATTCTGAAATTGCTGCAGAAATTGTTCTGGGAATGGTGAAGGCCTGTAAAGATAACAATTGTGCTTTAATCGGGGGCGAAACTGCAGAAATGCCGGGGATATACCAGCCCGGAGATTACGACGTTGCAGGATTCTGCGTGGGAATCGTTGAAAAAGATCAGATTATCGATGGCTCGAAAATTAAAGCAGGGAATAAAATTATAGCATTGCCAAGCTCAGGATTTCATTCCAACGGATTCTCATTAGTAAGAAAAGTATTCCCGGATTTCAACGAAGAATTTGAAGGAAAACCATTGTATGAGACGCTCTTAGTTCCTACCAGACTATATTACAAAGATATTCATAAAGTACTTGAAGAAGTAGAGGTTTCCGGAATTGCGCACATTACAGGAGGAGGACTGTACGAAAACATTCCGAGAATTATCGGTGACGGGCTATGTGCGACCATCGATGCTTCAAAAATCCAGATTCCAAGCATTATGCTTGAGCTGGAAAAGAGAGGTGGCGTAGCGCGTGAAGAGATGTTCGGAACCTTTAATATGGGCGTCGGAATGATCATTGTGGTGGATCCGGAACATGCAGAAAAAGTACTGCACCTTCTGGACGATGCCTACGAAATAGGAGAAATCACTGAAGGAAGCGAGAAAATAAATCTATCATTTTAA
- a CDS encoding nuclear transport factor 2 family protein, giving the protein MKKTTIFFTFILWVMSFTAVTAQTKSDIDKKEIGTMLDGFNVAAAKADYTTYFNYFADESTFIGTDATEVWDKKAFMAWAKPYFDKKSTWNFTSLKRNIYFSKDGKLAWFDELLDTQMKICRGSGVVEKINGSWKVKQYVLSMTVPNEVVDQVVAEKTPIEEALILKLKK; this is encoded by the coding sequence ATGAAAAAAACAACAATATTCTTTACCTTCATCTTATGGGTCATGAGTTTTACAGCCGTCACGGCCCAGACAAAATCTGACATAGACAAAAAGGAAATCGGCACCATGCTGGATGGCTTTAATGTTGCCGCAGCAAAAGCAGACTATACAACGTATTTCAATTATTTTGCTGATGAATCGACATTTATCGGAACGGATGCCACCGAAGTCTGGGATAAAAAAGCATTTATGGCCTGGGCAAAACCTTATTTTGACAAAAAGAGCACCTGGAATTTTACGTCTTTAAAAAGAAATATTTATTTCAGCAAAGACGGAAAACTCGCCTGGTTTGATGAATTGCTGGATACGCAGATGAAAATCTGCCGTGGTTCAGGAGTGGTTGAAAAAATCAACGGATCCTGGAAAGTAAAGCAGTACGTGCTTTCTATGACGGTTCCGAATGAGGTGGTAGATCAGGTGGTGGCGGAAAAGACCCCGATTGAAGAGGCATTAATCCTAAAACTGAAAAAATAA
- the purN gene encoding phosphoribosylglycinamide formyltransferase, with the protein MKNLVILVSGSGSNLQRIIDTVDSGEIPDAQISLVVADRECYGLERARNHNIENVLIPRGKNFSSELGKIIPENTDLIVLAGFLSILKPEFCENWNGKIINIHPALLPKYGGKGMWGHHVHHAVIDAKEKESGATVHFVTSGIDEGEAILQKSFEVTENDTAETLAEKVHKIEYEIFPEAINKVLGN; encoded by the coding sequence ATGAAAAACCTAGTTATACTCGTTTCCGGTTCAGGCAGCAATCTCCAGAGAATCATCGATACCGTTGACAGCGGAGAAATCCCCGATGCACAAATATCTTTGGTAGTAGCCGACAGAGAATGTTACGGACTGGAAAGAGCAAGAAATCATAACATAGAAAACGTTCTGATCCCGAGAGGAAAAAACTTCAGCAGCGAACTGGGTAAAATCATTCCGGAAAATACAGATCTGATCGTATTGGCAGGATTTTTATCTATTCTCAAACCTGAGTTTTGTGAAAACTGGAACGGAAAAATAATCAATATTCATCCTGCCTTACTTCCAAAATATGGAGGAAAAGGAATGTGGGGGCATCATGTGCATCATGCCGTGATCGATGCTAAAGAAAAAGAAAGCGGCGCAACCGTACACTTTGTAACTTCAGGAATCGACGAAGGAGAAGCCATCCTTCAGAAATCATTCGAAGTCACTGAAAATGATACGGCGGAAACGCTGGCTGAAAAAGTTCATAAAATAGAATATGAAATTTTTCCGGAAGCTATAAATAAGGTATTAGGAAACTAA
- a CDS encoding MFS transporter — MAQIINMSMGFLGIQMAFGLQNGNASRILANFGADVHELSWFWLVAPVTGLIVQPIIGHMGDNTWSPLGRRKPYFLIGAVLCAIGLVMLPNAASATQMMAANVLLLAVIFLAMMDASINVAMEPFRALVGDMLPKHQGTIGFSVQTILIGIGAVIGSYLPDWLTKLGISNEAQPGFVADNVIYSFYVGAGFLLLTILYTIFTTKEYSPQEFAEFEGGKEVVEQPSKLTDIFKDFSNIPSQMKRLGAVQFFSWFALFTMWVFTTSALATHHFGLSPDDTHSKAFNDAGDLTGNLFGMYNLWAIPFAFLLTPIAKWIGKKQTHALALAFGGVGLISMYFIKDINFLWISMIGLGFAWASILAMPYAMLIEVIPQKKMGVYMGIFNFFIVIPQIINGIFGGPIVSGIFGKQAIDYVVVGGVCMLLGAVLTLIFIKSDEETPKEIEEEIRQVHF, encoded by the coding sequence ATGGCTCAAATTATCAATATGAGTATGGGGTTTTTGGGAATTCAGATGGCATTCGGTCTGCAGAATGGAAATGCAAGCAGAATTCTGGCCAATTTCGGGGCCGATGTGCATGAGTTATCATGGTTTTGGCTGGTCGCTCCGGTTACAGGGTTGATTGTTCAACCCATCATCGGACACATGGGCGACAATACCTGGAGCCCGCTGGGACGGCGGAAACCTTACTTTTTGATTGGGGCCGTTCTATGCGCCATCGGTCTGGTGATGCTTCCGAATGCGGCTTCGGCAACCCAGATGATGGCAGCGAATGTATTATTACTGGCCGTCATTTTCCTGGCGATGATGGATGCCTCCATCAATGTGGCTATGGAACCGTTCCGGGCACTGGTGGGAGATATGCTGCCAAAACATCAGGGCACCATCGGGTTTTCCGTGCAGACGATTTTAATAGGAATTGGCGCAGTGATCGGTTCGTATTTACCGGACTGGTTAACAAAACTGGGGATTTCAAACGAAGCTCAGCCAGGCTTTGTAGCCGATAATGTGATCTACTCGTTTTATGTAGGGGCAGGTTTCCTGTTATTGACGATACTTTACACCATATTTACTACGAAAGAATATTCCCCTCAGGAGTTCGCAGAATTTGAGGGCGGAAAAGAAGTGGTGGAACAGCCTTCAAAACTGACGGATATTTTTAAAGATTTTTCAAATATCCCTTCCCAGATGAAAAGACTGGGAGCAGTACAGTTTTTCTCATGGTTTGCCCTGTTTACGATGTGGGTGTTTACAACAAGTGCGCTGGCCACTCATCATTTCGGGCTCTCACCGGACGATACCCATTCAAAAGCATTCAATGATGCCGGGGATTTAACCGGGAATTTATTCGGTATGTATAATCTCTGGGCCATTCCTTTTGCATTCTTATTGACCCCGATTGCCAAATGGATCGGAAAAAAGCAGACTCATGCTTTGGCCTTAGCCTTTGGCGGTGTAGGATTGATCTCTATGTATTTTATTAAAGATATAAACTTTCTCTGGATTTCAATGATCGGATTAGGATTCGCCTGGGCCAGTATTTTAGCCATGCCTTACGCCATGCTTATCGAAGTCATTCCTCAAAAGAAAATGGGTGTGTATATGGGAATTTTCAACTTTTTTATTGTTATTCCCCAAATCATCAACGGTATTTTCGGCGGGCCTATCGTGAGTGGGATTTTCGGAAAACAGGCCATCGATTACGTTGTGGTCGGTGGAGTCTGCATGCTTTTAGGAGCGGTTTTAACGTTGATTTTCATTAAATCAGATGAGGAAACACCAAAAGAAATTGAAGAAGAAATCCGGCAGGTCCATTTTTAA
- a CDS encoding NADPH-dependent FMN reductase: MKILAVAGSNSDVSINRQLVTYATTLFENAEVEIVDMNDFEMPIYKHQREVESGIPQQAQDFASKIDSADVLLVALSEHNGTYSAAFKNVFDWTSRIKPRAVWNEVPMLLMATAPGARGGLGVLEAAEKRFPLHGGNIIDTFSLPFFNDNFDKSEQKISNEEKDNELKEKVQKISAIESILEK; the protein is encoded by the coding sequence ATGAAAATTTTAGCAGTAGCAGGAAGTAATTCTGATGTATCCATCAACAGACAGCTCGTAACCTATGCCACGACCTTATTCGAGAACGCAGAAGTGGAAATCGTTGATATGAATGATTTTGAAATGCCGATTTACAAACACCAGAGGGAAGTGGAAAGCGGAATCCCGCAGCAGGCCCAGGATTTTGCATCAAAAATCGACAGCGCAGATGTGCTTTTGGTTGCCCTTTCTGAGCACAACGGAACCTATTCCGCAGCATTTAAAAACGTGTTCGACTGGACTTCAAGAATAAAGCCAAGAGCCGTTTGGAACGAAGTACCGATGCTATTGATGGCTACAGCACCGGGAGCGCGGGGAGGACTGGGTGTTTTGGAGGCAGCAGAGAAAAGATTTCCTTTACACGGAGGAAATATCATTGATACCTTTAGCCTTCCGTTCTTTAACGATAATTTTGACAAATCGGAGCAGAAGATTTCCAACGAAGAGAAGGATAATGAACTGAAAGAAAAAGTTCAGAAAATTTCAGCCATCGAATCGATCCTGGAAAAATAG
- a CDS encoding glycoside hydrolase family 13 protein translates to MKKIYTIIALSGAVVAFAQKPIDKVEPAFWWKGMKNPELQIMVYGKDIANSEIELSDGVRVKDIQKTENPNYVFITVDTNEINVQKFKINSKKGRKNTGSYTYELKQRNQNSADRESYTSKDVMYLIMPDRFANGDEKNDSSPELTEKANRSLPNGRHGGDLRGIINHLDYIQDLGATAVWLTPVNEDNEKVYSYHGYAQTDLYKIDARYGTNEEYRELSQKLNRRNMKLVMDYVTNHWGISHWMIKDLPTKDWIHRFNDGENGFKRSNYKTTTQFDPNASEIDRKVALDGWFDTTMPDINQKNPLVLKYLTQNAIWWIEYAELGGFRVDTYPYNDKEAMAKWAKAITDEYPKFNIVGETWLNTAGHISAWQKDSKTGEAANYNSNLPSVMDFMLYGDMPKALKEKEGWDTGMNRIYNSLSSDFLYPDINNVMVFFENHDTERWNEIFNGDPKAYKLGLTLISTVRGIPQIYYGSEIGMRGDKNKGGDADIRRDFPGGWKSDRKNAFQTSGQTPEQKDFHQFTQKLLTWRKGKEVIHTGKTKNFVPQNDVFVYFRYNEKESVMVVLNNNEKEQVLDLKHFAESLKGFSKGTDVISDQQFSLQNTLTIPAKTSMVIELK, encoded by the coding sequence ATGAAAAAAATATACACCATCATCGCTCTTTCAGGCGCCGTCGTTGCTTTTGCGCAAAAACCTATCGACAAAGTGGAACCCGCTTTCTGGTGGAAAGGAATGAAAAATCCCGAACTCCAGATTATGGTTTACGGGAAAGATATTGCGAACAGCGAAATAGAACTTTCAGACGGGGTTCGGGTGAAGGATATTCAGAAAACGGAAAATCCGAACTATGTTTTTATCACCGTGGATACCAATGAAATCAATGTTCAGAAATTTAAAATCAACAGTAAAAAGGGCAGAAAAAATACAGGTTCTTATACCTATGAATTAAAGCAGAGAAATCAGAATTCTGCCGACCGAGAATCATATACCTCAAAAGATGTCATGTATCTTATCATGCCGGACCGTTTTGCCAATGGTGATGAAAAGAACGATTCCAGCCCGGAACTGACGGAAAAAGCAAACCGGAGCCTTCCCAATGGGCGACATGGCGGAGATTTGCGCGGAATTATCAATCATCTTGATTATATTCAGGATTTAGGGGCAACGGCAGTATGGCTTACCCCGGTAAATGAAGATAACGAAAAAGTATATTCCTATCACGGATATGCGCAGACCGATTTATACAAAATAGATGCCCGATACGGAACCAATGAAGAATACAGGGAGCTTTCCCAAAAATTGAACAGGAGAAATATGAAACTGGTGATGGATTATGTCACCAATCACTGGGGAATTTCACACTGGATGATCAAAGATCTGCCGACAAAAGACTGGATTCACCGGTTTAATGACGGTGAAAACGGTTTTAAACGGTCAAACTATAAAACGACCACTCAGTTTGATCCCAATGCTTCTGAAATTGACCGGAAAGTAGCGTTGGACGGCTGGTTTGATACCACAATGCCTGATATCAATCAAAAAAATCCGTTGGTTTTAAAATATTTAACCCAGAATGCCATCTGGTGGATCGAATATGCCGAATTGGGAGGGTTCCGGGTCGATACCTATCCTTACAACGATAAAGAAGCCATGGCAAAATGGGCCAAAGCAATTACCGATGAATACCCGAAATTCAATATTGTCGGAGAAACCTGGTTAAATACAGCCGGACACATTTCGGCATGGCAGAAGGATTCAAAAACAGGAGAAGCAGCGAATTATAATTCCAACCTGCCGTCAGTCATGGATTTTATGCTGTACGGGGATATGCCGAAGGCATTGAAAGAAAAAGAGGGCTGGGATACCGGAATGAACCGTATTTACAACAGTCTGTCCAGTGATTTTCTGTATCCTGACATCAATAATGTGATGGTTTTCTTCGAAAATCACGACACCGAAAGATGGAACGAGATTTTTAACGGTGATCCGAAAGCTTATAAGCTGGGACTTACCCTGATTTCAACCGTTAGGGGAATTCCGCAGATCTACTATGGCTCAGAAATCGGGATGCGTGGCGACAAAAATAAAGGAGGAGATGCAGATATCCGCAGAGATTTTCCGGGCGGCTGGAAATCTGACCGTAAAAATGCCTTCCAGACATCCGGCCAGACTCCTGAGCAGAAGGACTTTCATCAGTTTACACAGAAACTGCTGACCTGGAGAAAAGGCAAAGAGGTCATCCACACCGGGAAAACTAAAAATTTCGTTCCGCAGAATGATGTTTTTGTGTATTTTAGATACAATGAAAAAGAAAGTGTCATGGTCGTTCTGAATAATAATGAGAAAGAACAGGTTTTAGATCTAAAACATTTTGCAGAATCTTTAAAGGGATTTTCAAAAGGAACAGACGTCATTTCGGATCAACAATTTTCATTGCAGAATACCTTAACCATCCCCGCGAAAACATCAATGGTTATTGAATTGAAGTAA
- the purH gene encoding bifunctional phosphoribosylaminoimidazolecarboxamide formyltransferase/IMP cyclohydrolase codes for MSKKRVLISVSDKSGLIEFAQFLEAQNYELISTGGTFKHLKDAGLNPIQIDEVTDFPEMLDGRVKTLHPKVHGGLLAVRSNEEHMKTVQEHGIGLIDMVIVNLYPFFENVNKNISLHEKVEFIDIGGPSMLRSAAKNFDSVTVITDVEDYTTVKIEMEQNGDTYIETRKKLAGKVFNLTSAYDGAISRMLLEEDYPTYLNASYKKVSDLRYGENPHQTAAYYVSTFENGAMKDFEQLGGKELSFNNLRDMDLCWKVVTEFKEEMACCAVKHSTPCGVAIGTSALETYQKTFECDPVSIFGGIVAMNYKIDAATAEELNKTFLEIVMAPEFDEEALEVLRKKKNLRIIKIANPVSDKQTWVKIDGGILVQDNDSIFSDDIKVVTETQPTEEQRKALLFSQRVVKYVKSNAIVVSNGIQAFGIGGGQVNRIWATQQAIERAKEKFTGDLVLASDAFFPFRDVVDFCAQEGITAIIQPGGSVKDQDSIEAANEHKIPMMFTAIRHFLH; via the coding sequence ATGAGTAAAAAGAGAGTTTTAATCAGTGTTTCTGACAAAAGCGGATTGATTGAATTCGCACAGTTTCTGGAAGCCCAAAACTATGAATTGATTTCTACAGGAGGAACATTCAAGCATTTGAAAGACGCTGGTTTAAATCCAATTCAGATCGATGAGGTTACGGATTTTCCGGAAATGTTGGATGGAAGAGTGAAAACATTACACCCGAAAGTTCATGGTGGATTATTGGCCGTACGTTCCAACGAAGAGCACATGAAAACCGTGCAGGAACACGGAATCGGTCTCATTGATATGGTGATTGTCAATCTTTATCCTTTCTTTGAAAATGTGAACAAAAACATTTCTCTTCACGAAAAGGTAGAATTTATTGACATCGGAGGTCCATCTATGCTTCGCTCTGCAGCTAAAAACTTTGATTCTGTAACCGTAATTACGGATGTAGAAGATTATACAACCGTGAAAATCGAAATGGAACAGAACGGGGATACTTATATCGAAACCCGTAAAAAGCTGGCAGGAAAAGTATTTAATCTTACTTCTGCTTATGACGGCGCGATCTCAAGAATGCTGTTGGAAGAAGATTACCCGACTTATCTAAATGCTTCTTATAAAAAAGTTTCTGACCTTAGATACGGGGAAAACCCGCACCAGACAGCGGCTTACTACGTTTCTACTTTTGAAAACGGAGCCATGAAAGATTTCGAGCAATTAGGAGGGAAAGAGCTGTCTTTCAATAACCTTCGCGATATGGATCTTTGCTGGAAGGTGGTTACCGAATTCAAAGAAGAAATGGCCTGTTGTGCTGTAAAACACTCTACCCCTTGTGGCGTGGCGATCGGGACCTCAGCCCTGGAAACCTATCAGAAAACATTCGAATGTGATCCGGTATCCATCTTTGGCGGAATTGTTGCTATGAACTACAAAATCGATGCAGCAACGGCGGAAGAATTAAATAAAACATTCCTTGAAATTGTAATGGCTCCTGAGTTTGACGAAGAAGCTCTTGAAGTTTTAAGAAAAAAGAAAAATTTAAGAATTATAAAGATTGCCAACCCTGTTTCCGATAAACAGACATGGGTAAAGATCGACGGCGGAATTTTAGTTCAGGATAACGACAGCATCTTCTCTGATGATATTAAAGTAGTAACTGAAACCCAGCCTACAGAAGAGCAGAGAAAAGCACTGTTATTCTCTCAGAGAGTGGTAAAATATGTGAAATCCAATGCGATTGTTGTTTCCAACGGGATTCAGGCCTTCGGAATCGGAGGAGGACAGGTAAACAGAATCTGGGCGACTCAGCAGGCGATCGAAAGAGCTAAAGAAAAATTCACAGGAGACCTCGTATTGGCTTCGGACGCATTTTTCCCTTTCCGTGATGTCGTAGATTTCTGCGCTCAGGAAGGAATCACAGCGATTATCCAGCCGGGAGGCAGTGTAAAAGACCAGGACAGCATCGAAGCAGCCAACGAGCACAAAATACCGATGATGTTTACGGCAATCAGACATTTTTTACATTAA
- the guaA gene encoding glutamine-hydrolyzing GMP synthase → MNNGIIILDFGSQYNQLIGRRIREMGVYSEILPFNTPLETILEKQPRGIILSGGPSSVNAENAHLVEKELYEQGIPVLGICYGMQLTAHLLGGKVHKGVKGEYGKAHLEIVKESSLLKGVTDNSIVWMSHFDEVGELPAGFELNAKSGVIASISNEDKKIYCVQFHPEVSHTEEGGKMLENFVFGICDAEKNWKLTNYIEKTVAEIREKVGDQKVILGLSGGVDSSVAAVLIHKAIGDQLTCIFVDTGLLRKDEDKKVMDNYGEHFHMNIKLVDASERFLSKLAGVDDPEAKRKIIGNEFIHVFDEESHKIEGAKFLAQGTIYPDVIESQSVNGPSAVIKSHHNVGGLPEEMDFELLEPLRELFKDEVRKVGEELGIPHHLVHRHPFPGPGLGIRILGAVDAEKVRILQEADDIFIEELYKNDLYEKVSQAFVVLLPVKSVGVMGDERTYEYTAVVRSANTIDFMTATWSRLPYEFLDTVSSRIINEVRGINRVAYDISSKPPATIEWE, encoded by the coding sequence ATGAACAACGGTATTATCATATTAGATTTCGGATCACAGTACAATCAGCTTATCGGAAGAAGAATCCGTGAGATGGGAGTATACTCTGAAATCTTGCCTTTCAATACACCATTAGAAACAATTTTAGAAAAACAGCCGAGAGGAATTATCCTTTCCGGAGGACCAAGTTCTGTCAATGCAGAAAATGCCCACTTAGTAGAAAAAGAACTATACGAGCAGGGGATTCCGGTTTTGGGAATCTGCTACGGAATGCAGCTGACTGCACATCTTTTAGGCGGAAAAGTGCATAAAGGAGTAAAAGGAGAGTATGGAAAAGCTCACCTGGAGATTGTAAAAGAAAGTTCTTTACTGAAAGGGGTTACAGACAATTCTATCGTCTGGATGAGCCATTTTGATGAAGTGGGAGAATTGCCCGCCGGTTTTGAATTGAATGCAAAATCAGGTGTAATCGCTTCTATTTCAAATGAAGATAAAAAGATCTATTGCGTACAGTTTCACCCGGAAGTTTCACATACAGAAGAAGGAGGAAAGATGCTGGAGAATTTTGTTTTCGGAATCTGCGATGCTGAGAAAAACTGGAAACTGACCAATTATATTGAAAAAACAGTTGCCGAAATCAGGGAAAAAGTAGGAGATCAGAAAGTGATCCTCGGACTTTCTGGTGGAGTAGATTCTTCCGTAGCTGCCGTACTGATCCATAAAGCGATCGGTGATCAGCTGACCTGTATCTTTGTTGACACGGGATTGTTAAGAAAAGATGAAGACAAAAAAGTAATGGATAATTATGGAGAACATTTCCATATGAACATTAAGCTGGTGGATGCTTCTGAAAGATTTTTATCCAAATTAGCCGGTGTTGATGATCCGGAAGCCAAAAGAAAAATCATCGGAAACGAATTTATTCATGTTTTTGATGAAGAATCCCATAAAATCGAAGGGGCTAAATTCTTAGCGCAGGGAACCATTTATCCTGATGTGATCGAAAGCCAGTCCGTAAACGGACCGTCAGCGGTCATTAAATCGCACCATAATGTCGGCGGACTTCCCGAAGAAATGGATTTCGAATTACTGGAACCTTTAAGAGAATTATTTAAGGATGAAGTTAGAAAAGTAGGAGAAGAACTGGGAATTCCACATCATCTGGTTCACAGACATCCTTTTCCGGGCCCAGGTCTGGGAATCAGGATTTTGGGAGCAGTTGACGCTGAAAAAGTGAGAATTTTGCAGGAAGCAGATGATATCTTCATCGAAGAATTATATAAAAATGATCTTTACGAAAAAGTATCCCAGGCATTCGTCGTTTTACTTCCTGTAAAATCAGTAGGCGTAATGGGCGACGAAAGAACATATGAATATACTGCGGTCGTTCGTTCTGCCAACACCATCGACTTCATGACCGCAACCTGGAGCCGACTTCCTTACGAGTTTCTGGATACGGTTTCCAGCAGAATCATCAATGAAGTACGCGGGATCAACAGAGTTGCTTACGATATTTCAAGCAAACCGCCTGCAACCATCGAGTGGGAATAG